From Mycobacterium lacus, one genomic window encodes:
- a CDS encoding serine hydrolase domain-containing protein, which yields MLTALRKAIAVGTALLAFVAACSRGDTAPTAATGSGHATVSKPPDAAPAPGFATVSKLINDAIAADRLPGAVVVIGHGGNVVFHQAYGLRKLAGEPGLDGSPAPAEPMTEDTIFDLASLTKSLATATVVMQLYEQGKVAFDDPVQNYLPDFNTANDPRRAKVTVRMLLTHTSGEPGDVNLADPWGLAGADKAEGIHRALTTAMQLRPGEVFRYSDVNFILLGALIEQLTGEAEDVYVQEHVFAPLGMDDTRYLPPAKACGPHAMRGAAIGWAPAPAGRTPVACPAGTWNTGLLSRIAPTARDEESRADPSKNPDIDYLLRGTVHDTTARRMGGVAGHAGVFSTAHDVSVFAQALLDRLAGRPSEFPLTQPTLELMTTPQQPGHTAQQLEAANAAARAAVANRPNRTDPLLAPRYPAIAGQNLRGLGWDIDTAQSTARGMVFPIGSFGHTGFTGTSVWMDPGSDTYVVLLANSIHTRGSPPMSNLRGEVATATAQALGL from the coding sequence ATGCTCACGGCCTTACGAAAAGCCATCGCCGTCGGAACGGCCTTGCTTGCATTCGTTGCGGCTTGCTCGCGTGGCGATACGGCGCCCACAGCGGCAACCGGCAGCGGGCACGCAACGGTCTCCAAGCCGCCCGATGCGGCCCCCGCACCTGGCTTCGCAACGGTCTCCAAGCTGATCAACGATGCGATTGCGGCGGACAGGCTGCCCGGCGCCGTGGTTGTGATCGGGCACGGTGGCAACGTCGTCTTCCATCAGGCCTATGGCTTGCGCAAGCTTGCCGGCGAGCCGGGGCTAGACGGATCACCCGCCCCTGCTGAGCCGATGACCGAGGACACCATCTTCGACTTGGCGTCGTTGACGAAGAGCCTCGCAACGGCGACCGTCGTCATGCAGCTCTACGAACAAGGCAAGGTCGCGTTCGACGATCCCGTGCAGAACTATTTGCCGGACTTCAACACGGCGAACGATCCACGGCGTGCAAAGGTGACGGTTCGCATGTTGCTGACCCACACGTCCGGCGAGCCGGGAGATGTCAATCTCGCAGACCCGTGGGGATTAGCGGGAGCCGACAAAGCAGAAGGCATTCATCGTGCGCTTACTACGGCAATGCAGTTGCGCCCGGGTGAGGTTTTCCGCTACTCCGATGTCAACTTCATTCTGCTTGGCGCGCTGATCGAGCAGCTCACCGGCGAGGCGGAAGACGTTTACGTTCAGGAACACGTGTTTGCGCCACTCGGCATGGACGACACCCGATATCTCCCTCCGGCCAAAGCATGTGGTCCGCACGCGATGAGAGGCGCCGCGATTGGGTGGGCTCCCGCGCCCGCAGGGCGCACGCCGGTCGCTTGTCCTGCGGGTACGTGGAACACCGGTCTCCTGTCGCGCATCGCACCGACGGCACGTGACGAGGAGAGCCGAGCCGATCCGAGCAAGAATCCCGATATTGACTACCTGCTTCGGGGCACCGTCCATGACACGACGGCGCGGCGCATGGGTGGAGTCGCCGGGCATGCCGGCGTGTTCTCGACCGCCCATGATGTCAGCGTCTTTGCGCAGGCCCTGCTTGACCGGCTCGCCGGCCGCCCGAGCGAGTTTCCTTTGACGCAACCAACTTTGGAATTGATGACGACTCCGCAGCAGCCGGGGCATACAGCTCAGCAACTCGAAGCAGCGAACGCCGCCGCCCGAGCAGCCGTCGCAAACAGACCAAATAGAACAGATCCGCTGCTCGCTCCGCGCTATCCGGCGATCGCGGGGCAAAACCTGCGTGGCCTTGGCTGGGATATCGATACCGCCCAGTCCACGGCGCGGGGCATGGTCTTCCCCATCGGTAGCTTTGGCCACACCGGCTTCACCGGAACCTCAGTTTGGATGGACCCAGGCTCAGATACCTACGTCGTTCTGCTCGCGAACTCGATCCATACGCGAGGCAGTCCACCGATGTCGAATCTGCGAGGTGAGGTTGCTACGGCGACGGCCCAGGCCCTGGGCCTTTAG
- a CDS encoding glycoside hydrolase family 6 protein — protein MMFSAAGAVARWIAPSLTVAAVAAIGFVADPVQVGAAPAVRLAGDANPLAGMPFYVNPNSAAMRAAQHADPPSPELTAIANTPQAYWIVPGPSAATVAKYTADAAAGGAIPVLTIYGIPHRDCGSFAAGGFATAAEYRAWIDGIANDVGASRAAIILEPDALAMADCLSADQRQERYDLIRYAVDILTRNPATAVYVDGGHLRWHSAEDMAARLNQVGVARARGFSLNIANFFTTEDEIGYGEAISALTNGSHYVIDTSRNGVGPAPDSELNWCNPSGRALGTPPTAATAGAHADAYLWIKRPGESDGTCAKGDPPAGTFVSQYAIDLARRAGQ, from the coding sequence GTGATGTTCTCAGCTGCTGGTGCAGTCGCGCGGTGGATCGCCCCCTCCCTAACGGTTGCGGCCGTGGCCGCCATCGGTTTTGTTGCCGACCCGGTGCAGGTCGGTGCCGCCCCGGCGGTGCGCTTGGCCGGTGATGCCAACCCGTTGGCCGGCATGCCCTTCTACGTCAATCCGAATTCAGCGGCCATGCGCGCCGCCCAGCATGCCGATCCGCCGAGTCCCGAGTTGACCGCGATCGCCAACACGCCGCAGGCGTACTGGATCGTCCCGGGCCCTTCGGCAGCCACGGTCGCGAAATACACCGCCGACGCCGCCGCCGGCGGCGCCATCCCGGTTCTGACGATTTATGGCATCCCGCACCGCGACTGCGGCAGCTTTGCTGCGGGTGGCTTCGCGACCGCCGCCGAGTACCGTGCGTGGATCGACGGCATCGCAAACGACGTGGGTGCTTCGCGGGCGGCGATCATCCTCGAGCCCGATGCACTCGCCATGGCCGACTGCCTGTCGGCCGACCAGCGCCAAGAACGCTACGACTTGATTCGCTACGCCGTCGACATACTGACGCGCAATCCCGCCACGGCCGTGTACGTCGACGGTGGTCACTTGCGCTGGCATAGCGCCGAGGACATGGCCGCCAGGCTCAATCAGGTCGGTGTCGCCCGCGCGCGGGGTTTCAGCCTCAACATCGCGAACTTCTTCACCACCGAGGACGAAATCGGTTATGGCGAGGCGATTTCGGCGCTCACGAATGGTTCGCACTATGTGATCGACACGTCGCGCAACGGCGTCGGACCGGCGCCCGACTCCGAGCTCAACTGGTGCAACCCCAGCGGCCGAGCGCTGGGCACTCCGCCTACCGCCGCCACCGCGGGTGCGCACGCCGACGCCTACTTGTGGATCAAACGTCCCGGTGAATCCGACGGAACATGCGCCAAAGGTGATCCGCCGGCGGGCACCTTCGTCAGTCAGTACGCCATCGATCTGGCCCGCAGGGCGGGCCAGTAG
- the lipY gene encoding triacylglycerol lipase LipY, protein MSAAASDVASIGSAVAAANRGVAGATTAISAAAEDEVSAAIAALFCGHGQGYQALSAQAAAFHEQFVQALTRAGGAYATAEVANASPLAAFEQALLGVQQEIQQVPTTLANGFTRVANTMVTEIRLETAALWPVKPLLDLFGLETQLALPNNPLLQLLASDIPPLSWIIGNSPPPFLNLLLGETIQYTTYNGMSVVQITPAHPTGEYVVAIHGGAFIFPPSIFHWINYSVTAYQTGATFEVPIYPLLQQGGTADMVVPAMAGLISSQIAQHGTSNVSVVGDSAGGNLALAAVQLMVSQGDPVPASMVLLSPWLDVGTGGIGKVWAGNLAVNNYLVSPLHGSLAGLPPTYVYSGSWDPLVVQAFDLQQAAIAQGAPISFVLANFQIHDWVLLTPGGLLYWPQINQQLGIAA, encoded by the coding sequence ATGTCTGCCGCGGCCTCGGACGTGGCGTCGATTGGTTCGGCGGTCGCGGCGGCAAACCGGGGCGTGGCGGGTGCCACCACGGCGATCTCAGCCGCCGCCGAGGACGAGGTGTCGGCGGCGATCGCGGCCTTGTTTTGCGGTCACGGCCAGGGCTATCAGGCTCTTAGCGCACAGGCGGCGGCCTTTCATGAGCAGTTTGTGCAGGCATTGACCCGCGCGGGCGGGGCCTATGCCACCGCCGAGGTGGCCAACGCTTCGCCGTTGGCGGCCTTTGAGCAGGCGTTGCTAGGTGTTCAGCAGGAAATTCAGCAGGTCCCCACGACGCTGGCCAATGGATTCACCCGGGTGGCTAACACGATGGTCACCGAAATCAGACTTGAGACGGCTGCGCTGTGGCCGGTGAAACCCCTCCTGGATTTGTTCGGACTCGAAACTCAACTCGCATTGCCGAATAATCCGCTGTTGCAGTTGCTTGCCAGCGACATCCCGCCCCTATCGTGGATTATCGGCAACTCCCCGCCACCTTTCTTGAATTTGCTGCTAGGGGAGACGATCCAGTACACGACATACAACGGGATGAGCGTCGTGCAGATCACGCCGGCCCATCCCACCGGCGAATACGTGGTCGCGATTCATGGTGGCGCGTTTATCTTTCCGCCCTCGATCTTCCACTGGATCAATTACTCGGTGACGGCCTACCAGACCGGCGCGACTTTCGAAGTACCGATTTACCCGTTGCTGCAGCAAGGAGGTACCGCCGACATGGTAGTACCCGCAATGGCCGGCCTTATCTCCTCGCAAATCGCTCAACACGGGACGTCCAACGTCAGCGTGGTCGGCGACTCCGCGGGCGGCAACCTCGCACTGGCGGCCGTCCAGCTCATGGTGAGTCAGGGCGACCCCGTACCGGCGTCCATGGTGTTGCTGTCTCCGTGGCTAGACGTAGGGACTGGGGGGATCGGCAAGGTGTGGGCAGGAAATCTTGCTGTAAACAACTATCTGGTGAGTCCGCTGCATGGGTCACTTGCCGGACTTCCGCCAACGTATGTCTACTCGGGCTCCTGGGATCCACTCGTGGTGCAGGCGTTTGACCTCCAGCAAGCGGCCATAGCCCAAGGGGCCCCGATCAGCTTCGTACTGGCCAACTTCCAGATACACGACTGGGTTCTGCTCACCCCGGGCGGTTTGCTCTACTGGCCGCAGATCAACCAGCAACTCGGTATCGCGGCCTGA
- a CDS encoding serine/threonine-protein kinase → MPFNSGEVFAGYVIQRLLGTGGMGEVYLAQHPRLPRHDALKILSLASTADEEFRARFEREAELAATLWHPHIVGVLDRGEFNGRLWISMEYVDGADAGRLVRDRHPRGMPEADVAEIVTAVADALDFGHERRLLHRDVKPENILVTATDGHRRRVLLTDFGIARRIDDVSNLTEANVAIGTISYVAPEQLLGKPLDGRADQYALAATTFHLLTGAPPFHDSNRAVVVSQHLGTPPPRISQRRPDLAHLDAVLTRALAKDPSERYPTCVDFARALTQGPGRDAAAQDLGSGERPPTQRLERVVVHGTARGVRQDVPGGQDQVGALSFKLIPYEPLDDRRAYVPVEIHTDLVAGQLADGDEVEVSGFWDGATLDADKIVNLSAVASPKRRRSQVRAKSPRDKAPKGRKLRFVGLVAAIGVIASTAAAVLWFTDGFGHWTRPGPIVKPVSATVFSPDGAPDNPQDARLAIDGNPNTAWSTVTYKDAVPFPKFIEGMGLLMHLPEPTALGAVTIDVSSTGTQVQIRSSPTETPATLSDTSELTPTTSLRPGHNRIAVHDRAKTSNVLVWISTLGTTDGESRTEISEITLQAAASPTR, encoded by the coding sequence ATGCCGTTCAACAGCGGTGAGGTCTTCGCTGGCTACGTGATTCAGCGCTTGCTGGGCACGGGTGGTATGGGTGAGGTGTACCTCGCCCAGCATCCTCGTCTGCCTCGTCACGACGCGCTGAAGATCTTGTCGTTGGCCTCGACGGCCGACGAGGAGTTTCGGGCGAGATTCGAGCGCGAAGCCGAATTGGCGGCGACGCTATGGCATCCGCACATCGTCGGCGTTCTCGATCGTGGTGAGTTCAACGGCCGGCTGTGGATCTCGATGGAGTACGTGGACGGCGCTGACGCGGGTCGCTTGGTTCGGGACCGACACCCGCGCGGCATGCCAGAAGCAGACGTCGCGGAAATCGTGACGGCGGTCGCTGACGCGCTCGACTTCGGTCATGAACGTCGTCTGCTCCATCGTGACGTCAAGCCCGAGAACATCCTGGTGACCGCGACCGATGGCCATCGCCGCAGGGTGTTGTTAACCGACTTCGGCATCGCTCGCAGAATCGATGACGTCAGCAACCTCACTGAGGCCAACGTCGCCATCGGGACCATCAGTTACGTGGCCCCCGAACAACTTTTGGGCAAACCGCTTGACGGTCGAGCGGATCAATATGCGTTGGCTGCCACGACCTTTCACCTACTGACCGGCGCACCACCTTTTCACGACTCGAATCGCGCCGTCGTCGTCAGCCAGCATCTCGGTACGCCACCACCGCGGATATCGCAGCGCCGACCCGATCTCGCGCACCTGGACGCCGTGCTGACAAGGGCGCTGGCCAAAGACCCGAGCGAGCGGTACCCGACTTGCGTCGACTTTGCCCGAGCCCTCACGCAGGGTCCCGGCCGCGATGCCGCTGCGCAGGACCTCGGTTCCGGCGAACGTCCACCCACGCAGCGCCTCGAGCGTGTGGTCGTTCATGGGACGGCGCGCGGGGTGCGCCAAGACGTTCCTGGTGGTCAAGATCAGGTCGGAGCCTTGTCCTTCAAGTTGATCCCTTATGAGCCACTGGACGACCGGCGTGCCTACGTTCCGGTCGAGATACACACCGATCTCGTCGCGGGTCAGCTCGCCGACGGGGACGAGGTCGAGGTCAGCGGCTTCTGGGACGGCGCCACCCTGGATGCCGACAAAATCGTCAACCTTTCGGCCGTGGCCAGTCCGAAGCGCCGCCGGTCCCAGGTCCGCGCCAAATCGCCGCGCGACAAGGCACCGAAAGGCAGAAAGCTGCGGTTCGTTGGCCTCGTCGCCGCGATCGGTGTGATCGCGTCGACCGCGGCGGCGGTTTTGTGGTTCACCGACGGCTTCGGTCACTGGACTCGCCCCGGACCGATCGTCAAGCCGGTGAGCGCGACGGTGTTTTCCCCCGACGGCGCCCCCGACAATCCGCAGGATGCCAGGTTGGCGATCGACGGCAACCCGAACACGGCGTGGTCCACCGTTACTTATAAGGACGCCGTCCCCTTCCCGAAATTCATCGAAGGCATGGGTCTATTGATGCACCTGCCCGAACCGACCGCCCTGGGCGCCGTGACGATCGACGTGTCCAGCACGGGAACCCAGGTGCAGATCCGCTCGTCGCCCACCGAAACCCCCGCCACGTTGTCGGACACCAGCGAGCTGACCCCAACCACGTCACTGCGGCCGGGGCACAACCGCATCGCAGTGCATGACCGGGCCAAGACCTCCAACGTGTTGGTGTGGATCTCCACCTTGGGCACCACCGATGGCGAGAGCCGGACGGAAATCTCCGAGATCACCCTGCAGGCGGCTGCGTCGCCAACCAGGTGA
- a CDS encoding MOSC domain-containing protein, producing MVALAREGGHDIDVGRALGAVREEARSRRAKEMTWSGPVGRVQTLWRFPVKSMLGEQLAAVVVGRGGILGDRAYAVRDRATGKVASAKYPRRWPGLLACRAAFVEPPCIDDELPPVRIELADGDSVLSDAPDVDAVLSRFFGRDVELARTAQNGYTIDQYHPAEENYDPEGHRDEVVEARFGAAFFNDRGLPSAVSEGSFFDLFPLSVITSSTLERLHELAPQSRFEARRFRMNVVVETPARGFVENDWPGHTLTIGDDVRIGVAIPDPRCVMPSLAQGDLPPDPKVLKALMHNRIEVAGSLYPCAGVYAVTEATGTVRGDDLVCLL from the coding sequence TTGGTCGCGCTGGCGAGGGAAGGGGGACACGATATTGATGTCGGCCGCGCGCTTGGTGCGGTGCGCGAAGAAGCGCGATCCCGGAGGGCGAAAGAAATGACCTGGAGCGGGCCGGTGGGCAGGGTGCAAACTCTGTGGCGGTTCCCCGTTAAGTCGATGCTGGGCGAGCAGCTCGCCGCGGTTGTAGTGGGTCGCGGCGGGATCCTCGGCGACCGCGCCTACGCGGTCCGAGACCGGGCGACGGGCAAGGTCGCGAGCGCGAAGTACCCGAGGCGGTGGCCCGGCCTGCTGGCGTGCCGTGCGGCTTTCGTCGAGCCGCCATGCATCGATGACGAGCTTCCGCCGGTGCGGATCGAGCTCGCCGACGGCGACTCGGTGCTGAGCGACGCGCCGGATGTAGACGCCGTCCTGTCGCGCTTCTTCGGGCGCGATGTCGAGCTGGCGCGCACCGCGCAGAACGGCTACACGATCGATCAATATCACCCCGCTGAGGAGAATTACGATCCCGAGGGACACCGGGACGAGGTCGTCGAAGCACGATTCGGCGCCGCATTCTTCAACGACCGCGGGCTCCCCTCCGCGGTTTCCGAAGGATCGTTTTTCGACCTGTTCCCGCTCAGCGTCATCACGTCGTCGACCCTTGAGCGACTCCACGAGCTCGCACCACAGAGCCGCTTCGAGGCCCGCCGGTTCCGCATGAACGTGGTCGTCGAAACCCCCGCGCGGGGGTTCGTGGAAAACGACTGGCCCGGCCACACGCTCACGATCGGCGACGACGTGCGGATCGGAGTGGCCATACCGGACCCTCGTTGCGTGATGCCGAGCCTGGCCCAGGGCGATCTTCCCCCGGATCCCAAGGTCCTTAAGGCGCTCATGCACAACAGGATCGAGGTCGCGGGTTCGCTCTACCCCTGCGCCGGCGTCTACGCCGTCACGGAGGCGACGGGCACGGTTCGCGGGGATGACCTCGTCTGCCTGCTCTAG
- a CDS encoding group I truncated hemoglobin yields MQSDQAPTLYDRLGGVYNIAAVVDDLIDRVMTDARLNKNPAVDEAHHRVSPAGFKFLVTEMVCWAAGGPQRYSGRSMDDSHRHLGITEDEWTAFMDDLHQCLVKFRVPGSEAQALVEIVESTHDAIVVTPALHGGQPNP; encoded by the coding sequence ATGCAGTCCGATCAAGCGCCAACACTGTATGACCGCCTCGGTGGCGTCTACAACATCGCCGCCGTGGTGGACGACCTCATCGACCGGGTCATGACCGACGCCCGGCTAAACAAGAACCCGGCCGTGGACGAGGCGCACCACCGGGTTTCGCCCGCCGGCTTCAAGTTTCTGGTCACCGAGATGGTCTGTTGGGCCGCCGGCGGGCCCCAGCGATACTCGGGGCGGTCGATGGACGACTCACACCGGCACCTGGGCATCACCGAGGACGAGTGGACCGCGTTCATGGACGACCTACATCAATGCCTGGTCAAGTTCCGGGTGCCCGGCTCCGAGGCACAGGCTCTCGTGGAGATCGTGGAAAGCACGCACGACGCCATTGTCGTCACCCCTGCATTGCACGGCGGTCAACCGAATCCGTAG
- a CDS encoding maleylpyruvate isomerase family mycothiol-dependent enzyme yields MAARSLTHLDKSDVLPGLFAVWDSIDALLEGLPESQWQAATPLPGWDVKAVVSHVIGTESFLAGIAPPPPDIDVKALEHVRNDIGAMNECWVRHLSGEAGASVLERFREVTGGRREVLPGMSDDDWSAPTPTPAGQDSYGRFMRIRVFDCWMHEQDIREALQRPSSDDELDAPAAQLALDEIAATMGFVVGKLAEAPDGSRVLFELTGPLARSIHVRVDGRAQVVNDFGGLEPTATIRLDGVQFTRLTGGRPMSPDRPQDIELGGDKDLAGHVVAHLAFVI; encoded by the coding sequence ATGGCTGCCCGTTCCCTCACCCACCTCGACAAGTCCGACGTGCTGCCCGGCCTCTTCGCGGTGTGGGACTCCATCGACGCGCTGCTGGAAGGGTTGCCCGAGAGCCAGTGGCAGGCGGCTACGCCGCTACCCGGGTGGGACGTGAAGGCCGTCGTGTCACACGTGATCGGGACCGAGTCATTCCTGGCCGGCATCGCCCCACCGCCACCGGACATCGACGTCAAGGCGCTCGAGCATGTGCGCAACGACATCGGCGCAATGAACGAGTGCTGGGTGCGCCATCTCAGCGGGGAAGCGGGCGCCAGCGTTCTCGAGCGATTCCGTGAGGTAACGGGTGGTCGCCGCGAGGTCCTGCCGGGGATGTCCGACGACGACTGGAGCGCGCCGACACCCACGCCCGCCGGCCAGGACAGCTATGGGCGGTTCATGCGGATCCGGGTTTTCGACTGCTGGATGCACGAGCAGGACATCCGCGAGGCGCTGCAGCGGCCGTCGTCGGACGACGAGCTGGACGCACCGGCGGCGCAGCTAGCGCTCGACGAGATCGCGGCGACCATGGGGTTCGTCGTCGGCAAGCTCGCCGAGGCGCCCGACGGGTCACGTGTCCTGTTCGAATTGACCGGTCCGCTGGCGCGCAGCATCCACGTCCGCGTCGACGGGCGCGCGCAGGTGGTCAACGACTTCGGTGGGCTGGAGCCGACGGCGACGATCCGGCTGGACGGGGTCCAGTTCACCAGGCTCACCGGCGGCCGTCCGATGAGCCCCGACCGCCCCCAGGACATCGAACTCGGGGGCGACAAAGACCTGGCCGGCCATGTCGTGGCACACCTTGCGTTCGTGATCTGA
- the smpB gene encoding SsrA-binding protein SmpB, with amino-acid sequence MAAGSRRGGGRQIIATNRKARHNYSIVEVFEAGVALLGTEVKSLREGHASLVDAFATVDDGEIWLRNMHIPEYQHGGWTNHDPRRNRKLLLHRRQIDTLIGKIRDGNLALVPLSLYFSDGKVKVELALARGKRAYDKRQDMARRDAHREVVRELGRRAKGVN; translated from the coding sequence ATGGCCGCGGGATCCAGGCGTGGCGGCGGCCGACAGATCATCGCCACCAATCGCAAAGCGCGACACAACTATTCGATCGTCGAGGTGTTCGAGGCCGGTGTGGCCTTGCTGGGCACCGAGGTGAAGAGCCTGCGGGAGGGGCACGCATCGTTGGTCGACGCGTTCGCGACCGTCGACGACGGCGAAATCTGGTTGCGCAACATGCACATTCCGGAGTACCAGCATGGCGGCTGGACCAACCACGATCCGCGGCGAAACCGCAAACTGCTGTTGCATCGTCGGCAAATCGACACCCTGATCGGCAAGATCCGCGACGGCAACCTCGCCCTGGTGCCGTTGTCCCTGTATTTCTCCGACGGCAAGGTCAAGGTCGAGCTCGCGCTGGCACGCGGGAAGCGGGCGTACGACAAACGCCAGGACATGGCCCGCCGCGACGCCCACCGCGAAGTGGTTCGCGAGCTTGGGCGCCGGGCCAAGGGCGTGAACTGA
- the ftsX gene encoding permease-like cell division protein FtsX, producing MRFGFLLNEVLTGLRRNVTMTIAMILTTAISIGLFGGGLLVVRLADHSREIYLDRVETQVFLTDDISANDAACATTPCKALRDKIEGRQDVKSVRFVNREDAYSDAIRKFPEFKDVAGKDSFPASFIVKLSNPEQHTEFDAAMQGQPGVRSILNEKDLIDRLFAVLDGLSNAAFAVALVQAVGAILLIANMVQVAAFTRRTEVGIMRLVGASRWYTQLPFLVEATVAATIGVAIAIAGLILVRALFLDNALNQFYQAHLIARVDYADILYISPILLLLGVAMASVTAYATLRIYVRR from the coding sequence GTGCGTTTCGGCTTCCTTCTCAACGAGGTCCTGACCGGCCTCCGTCGCAATGTCACCATGACGATCGCGATGATCCTGACCACGGCGATCTCCATCGGACTCTTCGGCGGCGGCCTGCTGGTGGTCCGGCTGGCCGACCACTCCCGGGAGATCTACCTCGACCGTGTGGAGACGCAGGTCTTCCTCACCGACGACATATCCGCCAACGACGCCGCGTGCGCCACCACTCCGTGCAAGGCGCTGCGGGACAAGATCGAAGGGCGCCAAGACGTCAAGTCGGTGCGATTCGTCAACCGCGAGGACGCTTACTCCGACGCCATCCGCAAGTTCCCGGAGTTCAAGGACGTGGCCGGCAAGGACTCGTTCCCCGCGTCGTTCATCGTCAAGCTCAGTAACCCCGAGCAGCACACGGAATTCGACGCGGCGATGCAGGGACAGCCGGGGGTGCGCAGCATCCTCAACGAGAAGGACCTGATCGACCGGCTGTTCGCCGTGTTGGACGGTCTGAGCAATGCCGCGTTCGCCGTCGCCTTGGTCCAGGCCGTCGGCGCAATCCTGTTGATTGCCAACATGGTTCAAGTAGCGGCCTTTACCCGGCGCACGGAGGTCGGCATCATGCGACTGGTTGGCGCCAGTCGTTGGTACACCCAGCTGCCGTTCCTGGTGGAGGCAACGGTGGCCGCGACCATCGGCGTAGCCATCGCGATCGCCGGCCTGATCCTGGTGCGGGCGCTGTTCTTGGACAACGCGTTAAATCAGTTCTACCAAGCTCATCTGATCGCAAGGGTTGACTACGCCGACATCCTCTACATCTCCCCGATCCTGCTGCTGCTTGGCGTGGCGATGGCTTCGGTGACGGCCTACGCAACGTTGCGCATCTACGTGCGGCGCTAG
- the ftsE gene encoding cell division ATP-binding protein FtsE, with translation MITLDHVSKQYKSSARPALDDINVKIDKGEFVFLIGPSGSGKSTFMRLLLGAENPTTGDVRVSKFHVNNLPGRHIPRLRQVIGCVFQDFRLLQQKTVFENVAFALEVIGKRSDTINRVVPDVLETVGLSGKANRLPDELSGGEQQRVAIARAFVNRPLVLLADEPTGNLDPDTSKDIMDLLERINRTGTTVLMATHDHHIVDSMRQRVVELSLGRLVRDEQRGVYGMDR, from the coding sequence ATGATCACCCTGGACCATGTCAGCAAGCAGTACAAATCGTCGGCGCGTCCGGCGTTGGACGACATCAACGTCAAAATCGACAAGGGTGAATTCGTCTTTCTGATCGGCCCGTCGGGTTCGGGTAAGTCGACGTTCATGCGGTTGCTGCTGGGCGCGGAAAACCCCACGACGGGTGATGTCCGGGTGTCGAAATTTCACGTCAACAATCTGCCCGGCCGTCACATCCCGCGGCTGCGCCAGGTGATCGGCTGCGTTTTCCAGGATTTTCGATTGCTGCAGCAAAAGACCGTGTTCGAGAACGTGGCCTTCGCGCTGGAGGTCATCGGCAAACGCTCCGACACGATCAACCGAGTGGTGCCCGACGTGCTCGAGACGGTCGGCCTGTCCGGCAAAGCTAACCGGCTGCCCGACGAGCTCTCGGGCGGCGAGCAGCAGCGGGTCGCGATCGCCCGCGCGTTCGTCAACCGGCCGCTGGTGCTGCTGGCCGACGAGCCCACCGGCAACCTCGACCCGGACACCAGTAAGGACATCATGGATTTGTTGGAGCGGATCAACCGCACCGGGACGACGGTGCTGATGGCAACGCACGACCACCACATCGTCGACTCGATGCGGCAGCGGGTCGTCGAGCTGTCGTTGGGTCGGCTGGTTCGCGACGAACAGCGCGGCGTCTACGGGATGGATCGCTAG